A region of the Leopardus geoffroyi isolate Oge1 chromosome C2, O.geoffroyi_Oge1_pat1.0, whole genome shotgun sequence genome:
aaaagaaagagtggggTCGGAAGAGCCGTCTTTCACTTGCGTAACAGTAGTTTCCTGTTTCTCCTGGGTCACAGCAAAAGACGGAACAGGAATGGGTGTTCGGGATCCTGCGGCAGGGGATGCGGGACAAACACTGCTACGAGCTCTACGCCCGGCGAGGGGTCTTCCACACCATCCTGGCCTTCTTCAGCAGCCCCCTGTGTGACGACGAGGCACAGGTAGGCGGGCACCGCGGTCTGAGAATGAAAGGTCCGTGCTTTTGCTCACACTTTTATTTGGAAGTCAGACCCGTGTGAATTCTAATCCCAGCCTGGATGTGACCAGCCGACTCATGTGACATTAAGCTGACTTCCCACGAGGGAAAAAGGCTGGCACTCACTGCTGCTGTTCCCTGTTGAAATGCTGTTCCTTGTGGCTCCTCTCCCGTGCCCTCGCCTGGTGGTGAGGTCTGTGCAGAGGGCAGAGCCAAAACAGTGATCATGAACCTTTGGAGCTGGCTACGAAGCCTAGCAACAAATTACCCCCATAAATGACTGACGTGCTTTTGCGGAGACCTTCTTGAGCCACCAATATTTCACTAAATGCACAGAAGCTGTAGGTTCTCGAAACTCAGCTAGGAAACAAGAGTCGGGAGTTGAAGTCGACAGTCTTGCAACCGGGGAGGGAATCCCTTCAACCgagagcttgtgtgtgtgtgtgtgtccgtcccCTCAATGCCCTGGGTGGCTGGAAGGAGTAAGTAGGTAGAGTTTTCAGTATCTGGATTAACTTCCAGCCCCGTCAGCTTTTGTGTCTGACCGGATATAAAACCTGTATATCCGGGTGAATGAGAAGATACCCACTTCACAGCTCCAGGGGCGGCCGCATTCTTATGTCCTCCCTTCCAGATGCTAAAACTGAAGGGACAAAATGGGCCGCCAGCTGTCTGGGCTAGAAATGGGTCCACATCCCCTGCCAGGCTCACATTGGGCCATGTGCTTTCCGAGCCGTGTCTTTGTGCCTGTGGGTTGGTTCCTTACGATGGGTTAGCAGGGGCGGTCAGCCCCAGCGCCTGGCACTTGCTGTGGATGTCTGTGTCCTCTGGCCGGCCACGGCCACCACTCTTACGCGGCAGAGCCAGCCTCTTGTGCGGCCAGCACCCGGAAATGGATACGACATACCGTTACGTTAAGTTGTTCCTTTTACCAAGTAAGTTCAGTTTCCCTACTGAGAAATAACTCTTCATTTTGGGTTTTCAGATTTGGATTCTGGAAATTCTACAGAACGCTGCCCGGGATGCCCAGTCTGCCTACGAGATCCTACGGGACTATAGCCTTTTAACGTGGGTTTTACACGTCCTTGAGAGCAAGTAAGCGCCTCATGTGTGAGCGGCGTGTcaagtggggagagggtggggtggagacCATGGAGTTTACTGCTGGCTTTAGTGGTGACTGGAAACGTGCCGAACAGTCCGTCCCGTCTAGTGGTCGCCCACTAGGAAGGAGAATTGGGGCCCCACCCTGGGTTGCAGCATTTGGAGGGCAGGCTCCCCGTTTTCACGTGGATGCTGTGACTTTGGGGGCTGCGGTGGGGGTGAGCAGAAGGAATCGCTGCGAGAAGGGATAGCCTGCCACCCACCACCAGGCGCTGCCACTGTGGGCCTAAGTGTGTCCcgaggtgccccccacccctgctccagcCGAGGTCGCTGAGAGGAGAGGACGTGGCAGTGAGCGTTCCGTATTTGGTTTCAGGTTTCTGGAGACCCAGCTCCTGTCCAGCATAATCTCCTTGCTGCACACACTGTGGGTGACCAACCTGGGGGACAAGGGAGTGGAGTCTGAGGGCCCGCCTCCTCGCAAGCCAGGGTCCCAGGAGCCCCCGAAGCTGCTTGCCCTGCACCTGGTCAATGAGTTCCTGTATGTTCTCATTGTGCTCACAAAGCACCTGAGGTAAGCCCCCTGCCCACCAGGTGCGACCGTGTCACCTGTGGACATCACCGCTCAGCAGTCCCCTTGGTCACAGTTTCACAGGGCTGAGCCACACGGCTGCTGTCAGTTGTGGGTGACGTCAGGAAACCTCTTAgctgtttctgcttttctccttcaACTTTATGAGGCTCCTTTCAAGACGCCGAGAACTTAACACTCTAAACACCTAAAACCTGTCATACCAGATGGCTTTTAGCAGACAAACAACTCCCTTGATATTTTGATTCAAGCACTCGTGTATTTTGTAGAAAGAACATATTTTCCATCACCTTAAGAAAGCATGTTCCCAGACTTGCTTCTGCCTTCGTTAGCCTGCACAGATTCACTTATCCCAGAATCTTCTTgaaaatttcagtattttcataTGACCTCTTAAAAGAATCCTCCTGATTTCCTCAGAGAGCTACACTCTCCTCACATCCCACCGTCTAGAGAAAATAGAGTCTGTGCACTCAGAGTTCTGACTTAGGAACAGAGGTGTGCTAATTGGAACCAGAAGATTGATCACAAATGGATTATAATCTCAGAGTGAAAACTTTTCTTGATAGAGGACAGGGCATTTGGTCTTAGGTTGTTTTGAATTAAGTTGTTAAGTCAGTGCCGACAGACTTGTTTCTTATTTCGGGGTCGTTGAAAGACAGGTTGGTTTTTGAGAACTGATGGCAatttgaaataattctaaaattgtgTGGATTTTAGAATCGTGTGGCAatttgaaaaaattctaaaatcgTATCTTAAATTCCCTGGGGTTCAGAACGTATTTCTTACCGGTGCCCATCGTCGGGTTGGACCACGGGTGGGGCTGAGTCTGAGAGGCCGTGAGGCACAGGGAGCCCACTGTCCCACAGTGTTGTGTTAGGTGGCTGGTGCCCAGACGCTCACACTCTCTCCACCTCACTCTCCCTGGTCAGCCATGGTTTCCCAGAGATTTCTGTTCCTCCAGCATGGAGGTCGGACTCCAGTCTCCACTGTGCCTCCCCTGCCGTGGATTGCTCTCTCCTGTTCGTTGTGCTGTAAAGGCACACTCCGGCGGTGGGTGGGCCATTTGACCCTCTGGGCATTGCCCAGCCACCCCCGTCCTGGGCTATGGGACGAGGAGGCAGCTTGGGCTCAGTCTGCGACGTTGGCTCCCGACAGGCCGACCTTGGCCCCCGCCCAGCTGACCGGCTTCTTCGGGGCGCTTGAGTCCGTGCTGAGGTACCGGGCCACCGTCGTGCAGGCCTTCAAGGACATGAACCGCTTCACAGTGAACGAGACAGTGCTGTCCACCAAGGATGTCCTCGTCCTCCTGCACAAGTGGAGCCTCATCGAGAGAGATGCCAAGCTCCAGGACGACCTGAGAGCAACCATTGAGCAATACCAAGTCAAGGAGCTGCTGAGTGAGTGTCGGGACCCGACTGTCTGGCGTTCCCCAGACTGTGCCCAGCTCCTCACACAGCACCCAGCAGTTTGCCTCTCCGAGCAGCATTTCCGAAGCTGTTGGGGCTTAGGAACAGGGCACACCCGTCCTCGGAGCCCTGCAGAGGTTGCTGGGGAGACCTGGCTTTGAGCTCTGGCTCTGCCACGGCCGGTGCTCGccatgagggggaggggcggtggtGAGGATGAAGTGGGTTCATCATGACGGCAGCGGGGACCGTCACAGGCCCACGTGGAGCACTCGCTGCGCTCCAGGCGTAGGAACGTGTCCTGTTGGGGCCGAGCCCTCGGGGCCTGTAGGCCACCCTTGTGGCACCCGCCCGCCACCTGGAGCTGCGTGGGGACGGGGGCGTCGGTCTCACTGCCTTCCTCTCCGTGTACAACAGAAATGTGCAAGGATAAGAACAAGCCCGCTGTGCCAGCCCGAGCTAAAGGCCCGCGGGGCCGAAAgaggaggcctggggaggaggaggaggtggccgACCCTGAGCCGCAGGCGTCCACCTTGGAGACGTGCAAGGGCCTCCTGAGGTCCATACTGACCCACTGGGGGCCCGCGTTCCCCGGCCCTGACTGCGCTCGGGGCCCCGTGGACGGGGCTGCCCCTGAGAGCGAGGCCCCGGGCCTCGCGTGCGCCGCCGCCTCCCTGGCGGTCGGCTGGGTGCTGCGGTCGGTGGCCGAGCACCCGCCCGGCAGGGCAGAGGCTTTGGGACTGCTTGGCTGGCTGAAGAGCCACATCTTGCCACAGCCGGTGGTCGTGGCAGAGCTTCTCGGGGACCGTGCTGTGAGGAGTAGCATCTTCAGGCTGTACAGCCAGTCCTGCAGCGCCGAGCAGCTGGCGGGCCCCGCGCAGAGCGTGGCCTGCCTCTTCAACACGGTCATGCTGCAGCTGGCGGCCCAGGGCCCGGCGGGGAGCGCCTTCCGCCCGGCGGTCGAGACCCTCTGCCTCTCGTCTCTGAAGGAGAAGGACGAAGCCACCCGAGGTGAGGCTGGTTCGCTCATCAGAGGCTGAAGGAATGCACCAATGGGTGCGGGGTCTGGAGCAACTCCCGGTCCTTAGAGCCTGTCGGGGATCCTTGATGAAGTATGGATGGGGCCCAACCCAAACCCAGTTTGCCATGGGGCCGTGATCGGGCAGGGAGGAAGCCTCTGCTCTCTGGTCAAGCACCAGTGACGATTGTGTTTGCAGTTGGAGAAGCGAGCGCCCCTCAGAACCGCTGCACAGCAGCGGCTTTGCTACATTTCAGCCATTACTCAAGTGAAGATTACGCTTCACAGCAGTGcggatggatgtgtgtgtgtgtgtgtgtgtgtgtgtgtgtgtgtgtgtgtgtggatttgcATATATGTGCACAAGCACgaaaatacacacacagtttATGTGCTTGGCACTTAGCAGGTGCTTAGTGAGGGATTAAgtgcaggaatgaatgaatgaaccagcaGCAAAGGCTTAAAAGGCTAAGTAGAACAGAGGGAGGCTGACCATGTGCACATGGCCTCCTCCATCTGAGAGGGTTGTTCCTTTCACGGAGGGATGTAAGGGGACCAGGAAAGAGAGATGGGCCAGCAGCCGAGGCAGGTGAACTCACCCTGGGAGTGACCTCTTCTCTCATCTGGATGCCGTCAGGGAGTGGAGTCTGTGCCTGGGAAACCCTGTCTTCTGGCCCATGCCACTGACGAAATGGTGTGAAGGGATTGGAACCTCTTCTCAAACCACGGTTCTGGTTCTCAGCACAGGTGGTCAGGACCAAGAAGAAACTTGGCTTGTAGTAACTTTTTTTTCACGTTGCACACACATTGATCAAAtagaaagatgaatttttttaaaagaaaaaaggttaacCCCAAATTTAagcaaaattaatttgttttgaacACGTGCTCACCTCCTGTTGCCAGAGGCATGTGGCACCGTTTAGTTGGGTACCCAGCAAAGCTTCCATGTCCCCAGGCGTGTGGGTGGGGTGACTTGTTTTCCAGCGGAGTAGCTTTGTGTCCTGATGGCCTTGTTGCCCTCTTCCTCAGCCACCGCAGCGTTCCTGGTGTCTCTGTACATTAAGGACGTCTGGCTGGGGGCTCAGCGGCCAGACACCCTCCTAACCCACATCCAGATGATCCGTGACGCCACAGAGGACGCGCCAACGGGTGACGAGGAGGCTGTTGTCATGCTCTGCAAGGACATCCCCGCCTTGGTCCCCAACGCTTGACACCCTGCCCTCCGGCGCCTTCTGGCACCAGGTTCTAGAAGGTTAGTTGAGTCGAGGGTTTCCGTGGAAAGCACGTATAATGACAAGTTCCGTCAACGTTAACTCCGTTTCCTGACAGGCGAAGTTGGCTTTGTTTAACTCAACGATGAATAAGCTCCGGGGACTGCGCGCACAAAGCGGTCAAAGCTGAAGCAGGCCTGGGTGCTTCCGGCCCACAGGCCCATTCCGTGCTCACACGTGGAGGACCCTTCCTCTTGGCTTCAGTGCTCTTCAAAGAAAATACCTCAAGTTGAGGTAACGCTTCTGAGCACTGGAGGGATCTGTGGATATTAAAGCTAAAGGGTCCAAGAGTAGAAGGCGTCACATAAAGGAGCATGAGGAGAGGtgcttcagcttttcttttcgGTGAAGTCTTACACACATGTGTACAACTTCTTGAGTGttaattattttagtaaataaaaggGTATTCTGTTAAATCCTTCCAGTATAAAAGCGATTTGATCTCTGTCTTGGGAAGaaagcctgtatttttttttttttttcaattgtttcaaAGGGAGGATTTGGGATTCTATAACTTGTTAATAAATGTCTATTTTCGTTACGCTTTTGTGTTTTGCTTATGGATGGTAATAGGCCGTTTCACTTCACAGCAGCCTGCGTCGTAGAGGGTCAGCACCTGACTCTTAACCTTCCTATAGCAATTGGCACAGCGGCTGGCAAACCCAGTGGAGTTGTGGAGCCTGGGCGCTTGGAGCTTGGCATGTGCCCGCATCCCTCCCGCACGCCATGGCCCCCGGTTGTTCTTAACGACCTCACGTTTTAACCAAGATACGAGTGACACCTGTCTGCCTCCAGTCCCTTTACCACGTATGGGCTCATTGTCTAGAAAGCACGGGCTGgatcctcccctctgcccacccccccgccccctgacACAACACTCGCAACAGCGTTTTCTGAGAACATTCCCATGTCAGAATCCTGCTTTTAGGTTCAAGTTAGAAGAGCCCCATGTTCTTTCTCGCCCCTTTTCTGCGTCTCTGGAGCTTGTGAGCCTCCCCTCCCTCGTCTCCCTTTCTAGCCCACCACCCCCGAGTAAGTCGAGGCTGAGTCTGCCGTCAACTTGAGGAATTAACCGTCAGCCCGCCTCGGTGGGAGTGGGCTGTATGGGCTTTGTACTTGGGCGCCGTCTCCCTGCCAGGGCCAGGCTGTCGGGCGCTGGAGGACTGAGTCCGTCAGAGGGCTCACACCAGAGGTCCCATAAAGTCACCTAGATGGGACCCATCCTCCCAGCCCAAAGACTTTCTTTCTGCGGCAGCATTCTGATGCAGACCCCCTCCCCTTGGGCTTTGTCTTTTAAAGGCTTCggggcggggggtgtgggggtCGGGAGTGTGACCGCAGTCAGCTGGCCTGGCAGGTGTGCGCCACCCTGTCTGGGAAAGAGTGGGAGTCGGGGGGATGAGAAGGAACTTCCCAGGCCCTCCCTGGGTGTCCTGAAGAAGGTTCCAAACAGCTTAGAACTCAGGGTTGCTAAATACTACGGCAGTTAGTAGTTGAAGCTAAAAAGTGGCCCAGTGAAGATGAGCgagcaaatgtttttttaatttatatgtgttttatttttttgcccttCCCAAAGTGCATAAGGAGTAAGTATGCTGGTGAAATGCACTAGAAATCCGCAACATCTGGGGCTACTTCCCCGTGCTAGCTGGGCTGCTGCAGGCCCTGGATGATGCATGCCAGTGCCCCCTTGTATAGCGTATCTTGACCCAGTCACGCTTCCTGCTACACGTAAGCAGGCTTTTCGAAGGCACTTGTGGGTCCAGGTTGGTTTGAGTTCACCAGGCGTTTGCTGGCGTCCAGGCTACAGTTGAGAGGTTCTGTCTCCCAGGAGGGGTCCCCCCTCCTCGTCCCTGTTGTCAGCTGCTGCTGTGGGGGGTCCCCATCGAGACCCGGCTCCCATAAGAGAGCAGGGTGGGTCTgcggggcaggtggggcagggcggAGGGGCTCCCAGCCGCAGCCGCTGCTCAGGGCGGGATGCTCTGCTGCCTGGCTCCTTGCCCGAGCCCGGGGGAGCCTGTGGGGTGCCTCCGGACGCAGAGCGGGAGGTTGAGGCCGCGACTCCAGGGGCGTGTTGGGTGGTGCTGGGCGTTGTTCCTGTGGACAGAGCAGATGGGAGGCAGGCATGACAGCTGGCGAGAGAACTTACTGGATGCTTTCCTGTTACACCCCGCTGCCGGCCCAAAGCCCGTAGAGAAGGCACGCGGGGCAAGGGCACCTCGGCCAGGGGAGCAGACCCTGGGGGCGGGTCACCCGGCTCACAAAGGTCACCCCTGTGCAGAAATGGAAGATGACAGGCAGTGCTTGACAGTGAGCCAGACCCTACGTTGACGACTAGTTCTCTCCGAGGCCACGTCTCCCTCATGTGTCCGTTCACGACGGGGGGCGGGCAGGCTGGCCTTCCGTCCGTCCACAGGTTTGAGTGTAGAGCTCAGGTACCTGTGCCTCCAGCCAACTTGTATCTCAGCCAGGAATCTGCTCTCTGGATGCCTCTCCTGAGCGCCAGGGGCAGTGGGCACGGCCGCCTGACGTGAGCCGGCCTGCCCCGTCCCGCCTGCCCTCTGTCTCATCAGTGACGGGGGACCGTGATCACCTCTTAGGTGTCATCAGGGTGACGTGAGGTGATGCGTGGCTGGAGAACTAGTTTCAACTAGTTGCAATCCTGACATGAAtgcggaggctcagagagggggccTGAAGGATCAGAGCCCTCCTTTCACATGATGCcggcagacttttttttttttttttttttgaggcttgaAAGAGCACCTCCTCAGGGAGCAACCCTGCGTCTGTCTCCCAGATCTTACTGAAGACCCAGGTGGCTCCCCTGAGCCCTTCCTGCCTGTTACAGTGTCTGGAGGGTGCTTTCTCTGGTGCCGGGGAACAGCATCATCCATTTGCCCTGTAAAATTGCAGCGCTGAAGACACGCGGGACCCCTCAGCCTCGGCCGCCTGTGTGCCCACTGGGCCGGGAAGCTTCCTCTTGCAAACCGTCCCTGGCACAGGGCTGGCCACGAGCCACCTCAGAAAGCTCGTTTCGTTCATTTATCCCCCAGGTACCTCTTGGGGCTATAAATCTGCCCAAATTTCACGTGAGTGgtaaaaactagaagaaaaggaCGGAGGTCTGCATTTGCTCAGAAGCTGGCCCGGCCTCCCCCTGTGACCAAAGGGAACCGGAAGTGACTTGGTGAGTCACCCCTGGCAGggcagggtggaggagggagacggAGCCCCCTTGAAGCTGGTCCGGGCCTGCACAGATGGGCAGGTCCTCCCTGAGCCAGCGGCAGGACGCCCCCAGGTGGCGAGGCTGCCCTCTCGTCTTTCAGGGCCTTcccgctccctgccccctcctctcagAGCAGCTCTGCTCATCTGTCTGCTGCTCAGCATCCTGTGCCGGCTCCCGGTCTCCACTCCCCGAGACTGCCTGGCCCATGATGGTGTCCGGCCCCAGTCTTCGCCTGGGATCGCTCTGCTACCTGGCCCCACGTTTCAGGGGAGTTTGGGCAGCCCTGGTCCCATCAGCTAAGGCAGAGACAGGCAGTCCCTTGTTATAGGGTCCCTTGTTAGGACAGTCATTTTAGACCGCAGTAGCCGTGGGGGGCAGGTTAAGCCAGAAGAGGAAATCGGATGTGGTAAGCCAGTTTTCTAGCACAGGAATTAACATCTAATGAGCTAGGGtcgtctgggcagctcagtccgttgagcgtccgatttcagctcaggtcatgatctcaacgttcgtgagttcgagccgcacgttgggctccctgctctcagcacagagctggctttggatcctctgtctccctctctctgcccctcccccgctcgctcccttgctcgctctcaaatataaataaacattttcaaaaaatgtgtaACGAGCTAGGTTAACGACTAGCTAATTCTTGGGGCTCCTAGATTTTACCGAATTTAACCCCtaaggcacatagtaggtattcaatagcACATGGTGGTCATAGATGCCTAAGTTTGGGTCCCATTTTCCTGGTGAGTTGTTTGGCAAGACCTAACTGGCGTGTGGGGTCATTTAGGCTCTATTTTCTCTAACAACTTCATTGAGATACATACAGTAAAGTTTACCCATTTAAAACCTAAAACTCCAGATCCTCAGTATATTCCCAGAGTTATACAACCATCAACACAATCTGCTTTAGAATATTCTAGATGTTTCATAGCAATGGAATCAGTCATACAATACAGGcccttttgtgtctagcttctatCCCTCAGGACAGTGACTCTGAAGTTCATGCGTGTTGCAGAAGGAATCGgtgatttattcctttttgtggccACATAACATTCCG
Encoded here:
- the LOC123575898 gene encoding LOW QUALITY PROTEIN: melanocortin-2 receptor accessory protein (The sequence of the model RefSeq protein was modified relative to this genomic sequence to represent the inferred CDS: inserted 1 base in 1 codon), producing MANQTNASTLYDSYEYYLDYVDLIPVDERKLKANKYLIVIAFWVSLAFFVLLLFLILLYMSWSGSSQVRNNAQHHPTRPWSRGLNLPLCVRRXPHRLPRARARSQAAEHPALSSGCGWEPLRPAPPAPQTHPALLWEPGLDGDPPQQQLTTGTRRGDPSWETEPLNCSLDASKRLVNSNQPGPTSAFEKPAYV